A stretch of the Candidatus Jettenia sp. AMX2 genome encodes the following:
- a CDS encoding carboxypeptidase-like regulatory domain-containing protein has translation MKSFCQRYASFCLTALLVFLIASCAPYPRYEEKINIIVSPRKLSVHSGSEDKIHVQLLDNQGGPLFGMKVRAKSTSPAVATVTQEALTDAGGRTTFTVKGISPGTTNIIISANGYSAVVEVVFIEH, from the coding sequence ATGAAATCATTTTGTCAAAGGTATGCATCCTTCTGTTTAACCGCCCTTTTAGTTTTTCTCATAGCATCATGTGCACCCTATCCGCGTTACGAAGAAAAGATAAATATTATTGTGAGTCCCCGTAAACTGAGTGTCCATTCAGGGTCGGAAGATAAGATACACGTTCAGTTGCTGGATAATCAGGGAGGTCCCCTTTTTGGCATGAAAGTCAGGGCAAAAAGCACCTCTCCGGCAGTTGCAACGGTTACACAGGAGGCATTAACCGATGCTGGTGGCAGAACAACGTTTACGGTAAAAGGTATCTCACCCGGTACGACCAATATCATCATTTCCGCTAACGGATATAGTGCTGTTGTTGAGGTTGTCTTTATAGAACATTGA